In Shinella sp. XGS7, a single genomic region encodes these proteins:
- the kdsA gene encoding 3-deoxy-8-phosphooctulonate synthase, translating into MKLCDFEVGIDRPFFLIAGTCSIEGLEMSMEVAGRLKEACSALGIPLIYKGSFDKANRSSGSSKRGVGMEAGLKILDEVRRQLHLPILTDVHDEAQVADVAAVVDVLQTPAFLCRQTDFIRAVAKSGKPVNVKKGQFLAPWDMKNVIDKAREAAREAGLSEDRFLACERGVSFGYNNLVADMSSLAEMRKSGAPVVFDVTHSVQKPGGQGATSGGAREMVPVLARAGVGAGVAGLFMETHPRPAEAWSDGPNAVPLQHMRALLEQLVALDRVVKAQPLLENDFFC; encoded by the coding sequence ATGAAGCTGTGCGATTTCGAGGTCGGGATCGACCGCCCCTTCTTCCTGATCGCGGGCACCTGCTCGATCGAGGGTCTGGAGATGTCCATGGAGGTGGCGGGCCGGCTCAAGGAAGCGTGCAGCGCCCTGGGCATCCCGCTGATCTACAAGGGTTCCTTCGACAAGGCCAACCGCTCCTCCGGCAGCAGCAAGCGCGGGGTGGGCATGGAGGCCGGTCTGAAGATCCTGGACGAGGTGCGCCGCCAGCTGCATCTGCCCATCCTCACCGATGTGCATGACGAAGCCCAGGTGGCCGATGTGGCCGCCGTCGTGGACGTGCTGCAGACCCCGGCCTTTCTGTGCCGCCAGACCGATTTCATCCGCGCCGTGGCCAAGTCCGGCAAGCCGGTGAACGTCAAGAAGGGCCAGTTCCTGGCGCCCTGGGACATGAAGAACGTCATCGACAAGGCACGCGAGGCGGCCCGCGAGGCCGGCCTCTCGGAGGACCGCTTCCTGGCCTGCGAGCGCGGCGTGAGCTTCGGCTACAACAACCTCGTGGCCGATATGAGCAGCCTGGCCGAGATGCGCAAGTCCGGCGCCCCCGTGGTGTTCGACGTGACCCACTCGGTGCAAAAGCCCGGCGGCCAGGGTGCCACCAGCGGCGGCGCCCGCGAGATGGTGCCGGTGCTGGCGCGCGCCGGCGTGGGTGCCGGCGTGGCGGGCCTCTTCATGGAAACCCATCCGCGCCCGGCCGAGGCCTGGTCGGACGGCCCCAACGCCGTGCCCCTGCAGCATATGCGGGCGCTGCTGGAGCAGCTGGTCGCCCTGGACCGCGTGGTCAAGGCCCAGCCCCTGCTGGAAAACGACTTCTTCTGCTGA
- a CDS encoding DUF1330 domain-containing protein — MSNAAYVIADVTVTDAEQMAKYREWSTKAMQEHGAEVLVRGGAIEVLEGDWQPSRLVVLKFADHTRARAFYDSETYQHAKSLRAQAGIMRMLIVDGV, encoded by the coding sequence ATGAGCAACGCCGCCTACGTCATCGCCGATGTCACCGTGACCGACGCCGAACAGATGGCCAAGTACCGCGAGTGGAGCACCAAGGCCATGCAGGAGCATGGGGCCGAAGTGCTGGTGCGCGGCGGCGCCATCGAGGTGCTGGAAGGCGACTGGCAGCCCAGCCGCCTGGTCGTGCTCAAGTTTGCCGACCACACCCGCGCCCGTGCCTTCTACGATTCCGAGACCTACCAGCATGCCAAGAGCCTGCGCGCCCAGGCCGGCATCATGCGCATGCTGATCGTGGACGGGGTCTGA
- the eno gene encoding phosphopyruvate hydratase — translation MSAIVDIIGREILDSRGNPTVEVDVHLEDGSFGRAAVPSGASTGAHEAVELRDGGKRYLGKGVLKAVEHINTEISEAVLGLDASEQAFLDKTLIDLDGTENKSRLGANAMLAVSMAVARAAAEESGLPLYRYFGGMGGNQLPVPMMNVINGGAHANNSLDLQELMIIPVGAPSFREALRWGAEVFHALKKILHDKGISTAVGDEGGFAPSVESHEAAIQLILEAIDKAGYTAGEQIALGLDCASTEFFKDGKYVLEGEGRTLEPGAMAEYLAELTAKYPIFSIEDGMAEDDWDGWKLLTDKVGKKVQLVGDDLFVTNSARLRDGIKMGVANSILVKVNQIGSLSETLDAVETAHKAAYSAVMSHRSGETEDSTIADLAVATNCGQIKTGSLARSDRTAKYNQLIRIEEQLGDIAVYPGRAAFYNLK, via the coding sequence ATGAGCGCCATTGTTGACATCATCGGCCGCGAGATTCTCGACAGCCGCGGCAATCCCACCGTCGAAGTGGACGTGCACCTCGAGGATGGCAGCTTCGGCCGCGCGGCCGTTCCGTCGGGCGCCTCCACCGGCGCGCATGAGGCCGTCGAACTGCGCGATGGCGGCAAGCGTTATCTCGGCAAGGGTGTGCTCAAGGCCGTCGAACACATCAACACCGAGATCAGCGAAGCCGTGCTGGGCCTGGACGCCTCCGAGCAGGCCTTCCTGGACAAGACCCTGATCGACCTGGACGGCACCGAGAACAAGAGCCGCCTGGGCGCCAACGCCATGCTGGCCGTCTCCATGGCCGTGGCCCGCGCCGCCGCTGAAGAGAGCGGCCTGCCCCTGTACCGCTACTTCGGCGGCATGGGCGGCAACCAGCTGCCCGTGCCCATGATGAATGTGATCAACGGCGGCGCCCACGCGAACAACTCGCTGGACCTGCAAGAGCTGATGATCATTCCCGTGGGCGCGCCCAGCTTCCGCGAGGCCCTGCGCTGGGGCGCCGAGGTCTTCCACGCGCTCAAGAAGATCCTGCACGACAAGGGCATCAGCACCGCCGTGGGCGATGAGGGCGGCTTCGCCCCCAGCGTCGAGAGCCATGAGGCCGCCATCCAGCTGATCCTGGAAGCCATCGACAAGGCCGGCTACACCGCCGGCGAGCAGATCGCCCTGGGCCTCGACTGCGCCTCGACCGAATTCTTCAAGGACGGCAAGTACGTGCTGGAAGGCGAAGGCCGCACGCTGGAGCCGGGCGCCATGGCCGAGTATCTCGCCGAGCTGACCGCCAAGTATCCGATCTTCTCCATCGAGGACGGCATGGCGGAAGACGATTGGGACGGCTGGAAGCTGCTCACCGACAAGGTCGGCAAGAAGGTGCAGCTCGTCGGCGACGACCTGTTCGTCACCAACTCGGCGCGTCTGCGCGACGGCATCAAGATGGGCGTCGCCAACTCGATCCTCGTCAAGGTCAACCAGATCGGCTCGCTCTCCGAAACGCTCGACGCCGTCGAGACCGCGCACAAGGCCGCCTATTCGGCCGTCATGTCGCACCGTTCGGGCGAGACCGAGGATTCCACCATCGCGGACCTCGCCGTCGCCACCAACTGCGGCCAGATCAAGACCGGCTCGCTCGCGCGCTCCGACCGTACCGCCAAGTACAACCAGCTCATCCGCATCGAGGAACAGCTCGGTGATATCGCCGTCTACCCCGGCCGCGCCGCCTTCTACAACCTGAAGTAA
- the ftsB gene encoding cell division protein FtsB, whose protein sequence is MKLLGLILAAFLVAIQAQLWLGKGGVARVAELKSELAQQVAANDQARARNAQLDAELRDLREGLEMVEEKARFELGMIKPDEVYVQVRR, encoded by the coding sequence GTGAAACTCCTGGGCCTCATCCTCGCTGCCTTCCTCGTGGCCATCCAGGCCCAGCTCTGGCTGGGCAAGGGCGGCGTGGCCCGCGTGGCCGAGCTGAAGTCCGAGCTGGCCCAACAGGTGGCCGCCAACGACCAGGCCCGCGCCCGCAATGCCCAGCTCGACGCGGAGCTGCGCGATCTGCGCGAGGGCCTGGAGATGGTGGAAGAGAAGGCGCGCTTCGAACTGGGCATGATCAAGCCCGACGAGGTCTACGTCCAGGTCCGCCGCTGA
- the pnuC gene encoding nicotinamide riboside transporter PnuC, with the protein MDTLLQLLHPLFTPAFELLGSPITWTELLAFVLAVWMVVCNMRVNALAWPLALGSSLLYFLLFWDGKLYGEASLQLVFAALALWGWWQWLRGRDEQGHKLRVRLMSPRSRWLALLAVLAAWPLLGLLLDRQTDSPLPYWDAFPTVASLLGQYLLGRKYQENWGVWVLVNAVSVALFAYKGYWLTVLLYAVFIPMSVAGWRAWQRQLAPARA; encoded by the coding sequence ATGGACACCCTGCTGCAGCTGCTGCATCCCCTTTTCACGCCCGCCTTCGAGCTGCTGGGCAGCCCCATCACCTGGACCGAGCTCCTGGCCTTCGTGCTGGCGGTCTGGATGGTGGTCTGCAATATGCGCGTCAATGCCCTGGCCTGGCCGCTGGCGCTGGGCAGCTCCCTGCTCTACTTCCTGCTGTTCTGGGACGGCAAGCTCTATGGCGAGGCCTCGCTGCAGCTGGTGTTTGCAGCCCTGGCCCTGTGGGGCTGGTGGCAGTGGCTGCGTGGGCGGGATGAGCAGGGCCACAAGCTGCGCGTGCGCCTGATGAGCCCGCGCTCGCGCTGGCTGGCCCTGCTGGCCGTGCTGGCCGCCTGGCCCCTGCTGGGCCTGCTGCTGGACCGCCAGACCGACTCGCCCCTGCCCTACTGGGACGCCTTCCCCACCGTGGCCAGCCTGCTGGGCCAGTACCTGCTGGGCCGCAAATACCAGGAAAACTGGGGCGTCTGGGTGCTGGTCAATGCGGTGAGCGTGGCCCTCTTCGCCTACAAGGGCTACTGGCTCACGGTGCTGCTCTACGCCGTCTTCATCCCCATGTCGGTGGCGGGCTGGCGCGCCTGGCAGCGCCAGCTGGCGCCGGCACGCGCCTGA
- a CDS encoding AAA family ATPase, whose amino-acid sequence MLRIALIGAESTGKSQLAQALAERLRRDTGLRCAMVPEHLRHWCEQQGRTPRAEEQAAIAAEQAHQIDAAAATHDLVIGDTTPLMTAIYSQLLFQDESLLTMALDFQRGCDLTLLTALDLPWVADGLQRDGPQVQQPVDAALRRALMGAGLGWSSVGGRGEARLESALNAITPLLLRRGLLGSGRGKGLFTRMQARQQALPEQAWFCQNCDVPECEHASLRQRAARLASSDPAPR is encoded by the coding sequence ATGCTGCGCATTGCGCTGATCGGCGCCGAGAGCACGGGCAAGAGCCAGCTGGCCCAGGCCCTGGCCGAACGCCTGCGCCGCGACACCGGCCTGCGCTGCGCCATGGTGCCCGAGCACCTGCGCCACTGGTGCGAGCAGCAGGGCCGCACGCCGCGCGCCGAGGAGCAGGCCGCCATCGCCGCCGAGCAGGCCCACCAGATCGATGCGGCGGCGGCCACGCATGATCTGGTCATCGGCGACACCACGCCGCTGATGACGGCCATCTACAGCCAGCTGCTGTTCCAGGACGAGAGCCTGCTGACCATGGCCCTGGACTTCCAGCGCGGCTGCGATCTCACCCTGCTCACGGCCCTGGACCTGCCTTGGGTGGCCGACGGCCTGCAGCGCGACGGCCCCCAGGTCCAGCAGCCGGTGGATGCCGCCCTGCGCCGCGCACTGATGGGGGCGGGCCTGGGCTGGAGCAGCGTGGGCGGCCGGGGCGAGGCGCGGCTGGAGTCCGCGCTCAACGCCATCACGCCCCTGCTGCTGCGGCGCGGGCTGCTGGGTTCGGGTCGGGGCAAGGGCCTCTTCACCCGGATGCAGGCGCGCCAGCAGGCCCTTCCCGAGCAGGCCTGGTTCTGCCAGAACTGCGATGTGCCCGAGTGTGAGCACGCCAGCCTGCGCCAGCGCGCCGCGCGCCTGGCCTCAAGCGACCCGGCCCCGCGCTGA
- a CDS encoding bifunctional UDP-sugar hydrolase/5'-nucleotidase — translation MSLKNKPRRLVLALATTLLLGACATPTTPPARGPLQLKVLAINDFHGNLEPAASGIRIRDPKDPSKTINVAAGGAEHLATAVAELRKRNPNHVFIAAGDLIGGSPLLSSLFHDEPTIESLSLMGLQLSAVGNHEFDAGKDELLRRQRGGCHPTEGCKGPQPFKGASFKYLAASTVDEATGQTLLPGYEIRHFEGIPVGFIGLTLKSTPELVTPTGVAGLRFEDEAETVNKLVPELRAKGVEAIVVMIHEGGFPTGDYNECTGISGPIVDIVKKLDKAVDLIVSGHTHRAYQCQIDGRLVTSGDRYGTIVSEIDLVIDRSTRDVLSASANNVIVRTEQFAKDPAQTSLIAAYKALAAPLERRVIGRLDASFTRDNISRAGATALGQLIADSQLAATAKPADGGAVIAFMNAGGVRADLLRRDSGELTFGDVYAVQPFGNMLTTMTLSGAQIIALLEQQWRSQDGNQIVTLHVSAGFSYSQDRRRPLGSRVVPGSVKLNGQPLDPKASYRVTVNSFLASGGDGFRVLNEGTDRRMGLLDVEALERHIAQQTQLKPGPLDRVSRVD, via the coding sequence ATGTCCCTGAAGAACAAGCCCCGTCGCCTCGTCCTGGCCCTGGCCACCACCCTGCTGCTGGGCGCCTGCGCCACGCCCACCACGCCGCCGGCCCGCGGCCCGCTTCAGCTCAAGGTGCTGGCGATCAATGACTTCCACGGCAATCTGGAGCCCGCGGCGAGCGGCATCCGCATCCGGGACCCCAAGGACCCGAGCAAGACCATCAATGTGGCCGCCGGCGGCGCCGAGCACCTGGCCACCGCGGTGGCCGAGCTGCGCAAGCGCAACCCCAACCATGTGTTCATCGCGGCCGGCGATCTGATCGGCGGCAGCCCCCTGCTCTCCTCCCTGTTCCATGACGAGCCCACCATCGAGTCCCTGAGCCTGATGGGCCTGCAGCTCAGCGCCGTGGGCAACCACGAGTTCGATGCGGGCAAGGACGAGCTGCTGCGCCGCCAGCGGGGCGGCTGCCACCCCACCGAGGGTTGCAAGGGCCCCCAGCCTTTCAAGGGCGCCAGCTTCAAGTACCTGGCGGCCAGCACCGTGGACGAAGCCACCGGCCAGACCCTGCTGCCCGGCTATGAGATCCGCCACTTCGAGGGCATCCCGGTGGGCTTCATCGGCCTGACGCTCAAGTCCACACCGGAACTGGTCACGCCCACCGGGGTGGCCGGCCTGCGCTTCGAGGACGAGGCCGAGACCGTCAACAAGCTGGTCCCCGAGCTGCGCGCCAAGGGGGTGGAGGCCATCGTGGTCATGATCCACGAGGGCGGCTTCCCCACCGGCGACTACAACGAGTGCACGGGCATCTCCGGCCCCATCGTGGACATCGTGAAGAAGCTCGACAAGGCGGTGGACCTCATCGTCAGCGGCCACACGCACCGCGCCTACCAGTGCCAGATTGATGGCCGCCTGGTGACCAGCGGCGACCGCTACGGCACCATCGTCAGCGAGATCGATCTGGTGATCGACCGGAGCACGCGCGACGTGCTCAGCGCCAGCGCCAACAATGTGATCGTGCGCACCGAGCAGTTCGCCAAGGACCCGGCACAGACCTCGCTGATCGCCGCCTACAAGGCCCTGGCCGCCCCGCTGGAGCGGCGCGTCATCGGTCGGCTCGACGCCAGCTTCACGCGCGACAACATCAGCCGCGCCGGTGCCACCGCCCTGGGCCAGCTGATCGCCGACTCCCAGCTCGCGGCCACCGCGAAGCCGGCGGACGGCGGCGCCGTGATCGCCTTCATGAACGCCGGCGGCGTGCGGGCCGATCTGCTGCGACGAGACTCGGGCGAGCTGACCTTTGGCGATGTCTACGCCGTCCAGCCCTTCGGCAATATGCTGACCACCATGACGCTCAGCGGCGCGCAGATCATCGCCCTGCTGGAACAGCAGTGGCGCAGCCAGGATGGCAACCAGATCGTCACCCTGCACGTCTCGGCCGGCTTCAGCTACAGCCAGGACCGCCGCCGCCCCCTGGGCAGCCGCGTGGTGCCCGGCAGCGTCAAGCTCAACGGCCAGCCCCTGGATCCCAAGGCCAGCTACCGGGTCACGGTGAACAGCTTCCTGGCCAGCGGCGGCGACGGCTTTCGCGTGCTGAACGAGGGCACGGACCGCCGCATGGGCCTGCTCGACGTGGAAGCGCTGGAGCGCCATATCGCCCAGCAGACCCAGCTCAAGCCCGGCCCGCTGGACCGCGTCAGCCGCGTCGACTGA
- a CDS encoding Hsp33 family molecular chaperone HslO, translated as MSELHKFLFQGLPVRGMLVRLTEGWQEVLKRRASREAYPAEVRQLLGEMAAAGVLMQSNIKFNGALVLQVMGDGPVKLAVAEVQPDLAFRTTAKVVGEVPPGAQLEAMLNVHGKGRCAITLDPKDKLPGRQPYQGVVPLHGDQREPLQKLSEVLEHYMLQSEQLDTRLVLAANDEIAAGLLIQRLPIKGEGNLEGGAAAERNEDGIGQSEDFNRISMLAATLTAEELLTLDADTILRRLFWEEQVQRFEPQQPRFACSCSRERVGQMLKGLGREEVDSVLAERGDVEIGCEFCGLLYHFDAVDVGELFTAQVQQQPGNGTVQ; from the coding sequence ATGAGTGAACTGCACAAATTCCTGTTCCAAGGCCTGCCGGTGCGCGGCATGCTGGTCCGCCTGACCGAGGGCTGGCAGGAGGTGCTCAAGCGCCGTGCCTCGCGCGAGGCCTACCCCGCCGAGGTGCGCCAGCTGCTGGGCGAGATGGCGGCGGCGGGCGTGCTGATGCAGTCCAACATCAAGTTCAACGGTGCCCTGGTGCTGCAGGTGATGGGCGACGGGCCGGTGAAGCTGGCCGTGGCCGAGGTGCAGCCGGATCTGGCCTTCCGCACCACCGCCAAGGTGGTGGGTGAGGTGCCCCCCGGCGCCCAGCTGGAGGCCATGCTCAATGTGCACGGCAAGGGCCGCTGCGCCATCACCCTGGACCCCAAGGACAAGCTGCCGGGCCGCCAGCCCTACCAGGGCGTGGTGCCCCTGCATGGCGACCAGCGCGAGCCCCTGCAAAAGCTCTCCGAGGTGCTGGAGCATTACATGCTGCAGTCCGAGCAGCTGGACACCCGGCTGGTGCTGGCCGCCAATGACGAGATCGCCGCCGGCCTGCTGATCCAGCGCCTGCCCATCAAGGGCGAGGGCAATCTGGAAGGTGGTGCCGCGGCCGAGCGCAACGAGGACGGCATCGGCCAGTCCGAGGATTTCAACCGCATCAGCATGCTGGCCGCCACGCTGACGGCCGAGGAGCTGCTGACTCTGGACGCCGACACCATCCTGCGCCGCCTCTTCTGGGAGGAGCAGGTGCAGCGCTTCGAACCCCAGCAGCCGCGTTTTGCCTGCAGCTGCTCGCGTGAGCGCGTGGGCCAGATGCTCAAGGGCCTGGGCCGCGAGGAGGTGGATTCGGTGCTGGCCGAGCGCGGCGATGTGGAGATCGGCTGCGAGTTCTGCGGCCTGCTCTACCACTTTGACGCGGTGGATGTGGGCGAGCTCTTCACCGCCCAGGTGCAGCAGCAGCCGGGCAACGGCACGGTGCAGTGA
- a CDS encoding gamma carbonic anhydrase family protein: protein MAVYQLGEHVPEIADSAWVADSAQVIGRVSLGENASVWFNATLRGDSDHLHIGPGCNIQDGSVLHADTGFPLHLAGNVTVGHQVMLHGCTVGENSLIGIGAVVLNGARIGKNSLVGAGALVTEGKEFPDGVLIVGSPAKVLRELTPAQIEGLKASARHYMNNSRRYATELKKIG from the coding sequence ATGGCCGTCTATCAGCTGGGCGAGCATGTGCCCGAGATTGCCGACAGCGCCTGGGTGGCCGATTCGGCCCAGGTGATCGGTCGTGTGAGCCTGGGCGAGAACGCCAGCGTGTGGTTCAACGCCACGCTGCGCGGCGACAGCGACCATCTGCACATCGGCCCCGGCTGCAACATCCAGGACGGCTCGGTGCTGCATGCCGACACCGGCTTTCCCCTGCACCTGGCGGGGAACGTGACCGTGGGCCACCAGGTCATGCTGCACGGCTGCACGGTGGGCGAGAACTCGCTGATCGGCATCGGCGCCGTGGTGCTCAATGGCGCACGCATCGGCAAGAACTCCCTGGTGGGGGCGGGCGCCCTGGTGACCGAGGGCAAGGAGTTTCCGGACGGGGTGCTGATCGTGGGCAGCCCGGCCAAGGTGCTGCGCGAGCTGACACCGGCCCAGATCGAGGGTTTAAAAGCCAGCGCCCGCCACTACATGAACAACTCGCGCCGTTACGCGACAGAACTGAAAAAGATTGGTTGA
- a CDS encoding ferritin-like domain-containing protein: MHHDPELRAQALRILCLSVPGEKAAAARALHAQALAGTVALQPERSLARPEGLPGRPERPRLVPTLQVPKRSPFTREGRAALIHAIAHIEFNAINLALDAVWRFPAMPEAFYRDWLRVAAEEALHFSLLHEHLQGLGFAYGDFDAHDGLWSMAERTAGDVLARMALVPRTLEARGLDATPPLQAKLAKAGDTRAVEILDIILRDEVGHVEIGNRWYRHLCRERGLDPLALYPGLVRQYEAPRLRPPFNLKAREAAGFSPEEIAYLQADPAALDGVPPP; this comes from the coding sequence ATGCACCACGATCCCGAGCTCCGCGCCCAAGCCCTGCGCATCCTCTGCCTGAGCGTCCCCGGCGAGAAGGCCGCGGCCGCGCGCGCGCTGCACGCGCAGGCCCTGGCCGGCACGGTGGCGCTGCAGCCCGAGCGGTCCCTGGCCCGCCCCGAGGGCCTGCCCGGCCGCCCCGAGCGCCCGCGCCTGGTGCCCACCCTGCAGGTGCCCAAGCGCTCGCCCTTCACCCGCGAGGGCCGGGCCGCCCTGATTCACGCCATCGCCCATATCGAGTTCAACGCCATCAATCTGGCCCTGGACGCGGTCTGGCGCTTCCCCGCCATGCCCGAGGCCTTCTACCGCGACTGGTTGCGCGTGGCCGCCGAGGAGGCCCTGCACTTCAGCCTGCTGCACGAACATCTGCAGGGCCTGGGCTTTGCTTACGGTGACTTCGACGCCCACGACGGCCTGTGGAGCATGGCCGAGCGCACCGCCGGCGATGTGCTGGCCCGCATGGCCCTGGTGCCCCGCACCCTGGAGGCCCGCGGCCTGGACGCCACCCCGCCCCTGCAGGCCAAGCTGGCCAAGGCCGGCGACACGCGGGCGGTGGAGATCCTGGACATCATCCTGCGCGACGAGGTGGGCCATGTGGAGATCGGCAACCGCTGGTACCGGCATCTGTGCCGCGAGCGCGGCCTGGACCCGCTGGCCCTCTACCCGGGCCTGGTGCGCCAGTACGAGGCCCCGCGCCTGCGCCCGCCCTTCAATCTGAAGGCGCGCGAGGCCGCCGGCTTCAGCCCCGAGGAGATCGCCTATCTGCAGGCCGATCCCGCCGCTCTGGACGGGGTACCGCCACCCTGA
- a CDS encoding DMT family transporter produces MSRIQANLLLVVIALIWGSAFVAQSHGMADIGPMAFTGVRFLIGTLVVAPLMWREWQGLQRQQRSLAGGDALKIAGLGCLLLMGAAMQQIGIVSTTVTNAGFLTALYVPLVPVLGWLLLRHLPHWSVWPGALACLVGAFLLSGAHELNIGLGDAWVIASALPWALHVLLVGRVADRLGAPFLVAGGQFLVCGLLALAYALVAEPISWQALQAAALPIAYTGVLSVGVAFTAQVVAQRYAHAADAAIILSSETLFAAIFGYLLMGDRLSPAGLAGCGLILVSMLVVQLLPMLRGGTRTA; encoded by the coding sequence TTGTCCCGCATCCAAGCCAATCTGCTGCTCGTCGTCATCGCCCTGATCTGGGGCTCGGCCTTTGTGGCCCAGAGCCATGGCATGGCCGATATCGGCCCCATGGCCTTCACCGGCGTGCGCTTCCTGATCGGCACCCTGGTCGTGGCCCCGCTGATGTGGCGCGAGTGGCAGGGTCTGCAGCGCCAGCAGCGCAGCCTGGCGGGCGGCGATGCGCTCAAGATCGCCGGCCTGGGCTGCCTCTTGCTCATGGGCGCGGCCATGCAGCAGATCGGCATCGTCTCCACCACGGTCACCAATGCCGGCTTCCTCACCGCGCTTTACGTGCCCCTGGTGCCGGTGCTGGGCTGGCTGCTGCTGCGCCACCTGCCGCACTGGTCGGTCTGGCCGGGTGCCCTGGCCTGTCTGGTGGGCGCCTTCCTGCTCTCGGGCGCGCATGAGCTGAACATCGGTCTGGGAGACGCCTGGGTCATCGCCTCCGCCCTGCCCTGGGCCCTGCATGTGCTGCTGGTGGGCCGGGTGGCGGACCGCCTGGGCGCGCCCTTTCTGGTGGCGGGCGGGCAGTTCCTGGTGTGTGGCCTGCTGGCCCTGGCCTATGCCCTGGTGGCCGAGCCCATCAGCTGGCAGGCCCTGCAGGCCGCGGCCCTGCCGATTGCCTACACCGGCGTGCTCTCGGTGGGCGTGGCCTTCACGGCCCAGGTGGTGGCCCAGCGCTATGCCCATGCGGCGGACGCCGCCATCATCCTCTCCTCCGAAACCCTGTTTGCCGCGATCTTCGGCTACCTGCTGATGGGCGACCGCCTCAGCCCCGCCGGCCTGGCCGGCTGCGGGCTCATCCTGGTGAGCATGCTGGTGGTGCAGCTGCTGCCCATGCTGCGCGGGGGCACGCGCACGGCCTGA
- a CDS encoding Lrp/AsnC family transcriptional regulator — protein sequence MQLDAIDRGILNELQRDGRLSNVELAQRVHLSPSACLRRVKQLEEAGVIDRYVALVNPKAVGRPGTSFTIINLERTTPQVLAAFEQAVRDVPEILDCFFVAGSNDYLVRFAYRDAEDLERVHGEVLMHLPGVARANSMLVLRTVKKTTGFEL from the coding sequence GTGCAACTGGATGCGATTGACCGCGGCATCCTGAACGAGCTGCAGCGCGATGGTCGACTCTCGAATGTGGAGCTGGCGCAGCGGGTGCACCTGAGCCCCTCGGCCTGTCTGCGCCGGGTCAAGCAGCTGGAGGAAGCGGGCGTGATCGACCGCTATGTGGCCCTGGTGAACCCCAAGGCCGTGGGCCGGCCGGGGACCAGCTTCACCATCATCAATCTGGAGCGCACCACGCCCCAGGTGCTGGCCGCCTTCGAGCAGGCCGTACGCGATGTGCCCGAGATCCTGGACTGCTTCTTCGTGGCCGGCAGCAACGACTATCTGGTGCGCTTTGCCTACCGCGATGCCGAGGACCTGGAGCGGGTGCATGGCGAGGTGCTGATGCACCTGCCGGGCGTGGCCCGGGCCAACTCCATGCTGGTGCTGCGCACCGTCAAGAAGACCACGGGCTTCGAGCTCTGA